A region from the Triticum aestivum cultivar Chinese Spring chromosome 3D, IWGSC CS RefSeq v2.1, whole genome shotgun sequence genome encodes:
- the LOC123077555 gene encoding transcription factor GTE9 isoform X2 — MPTTSISKPKVCASLAPGNMTPTVRMECGPQMQTKRSYDEIAYRGAGYAETVGESGSPVCAGLEGFSARKRKCISLNTDGFDVKREIFVPSKMSSSERRYLRKRFRAELDSVRELLKKPEFLSVMPVSKAPAFSSSAAPRAKKVQRGSHVVRGAKGRFLPTKPRPETSTVLPEATILKQCEAILKKLMTQKCSHIFNDPVDVEKLNLPDYNDIIKHPMDLGTIKKKLDSGSYASPSDFAADVRLTFNNAITYNPRGHVVHDLAIQLNKMFESRWRTVEKKLATAATKPHVEVDKADSKRRKTPPVERSNLSIDRVRPTEIVKPKMTKEERETLGDCLTSLAEGPEELPGHIIDLLQQCMENNTEQHGDGEIEIDIHALSDDVLFELKKHVDTYLQEKDHQQTKSQPSENEAVNVSCLSHSSTNPCKGAEPVEEDVDICGNASPILIEKDPQIRTDKCGSPSSSSSDSGSSSSDSDSGSDIESEPEKVVSPAKLAKGPEQPAEQVKSDDVISPVDANQTAADVELREQDNESKAAPEGENAKPDRQLSPDKLLRAAVLRGRYADVIVKARGILSQGGDKQEELEKLQKEEKERLLAEGNAALEARRAEAEAESKRKLELEREKARQALQEMERTVEINDIVHPKDLEMLGTVTTEHIVSSVDETSPEHSQDGLPSFLPGSGSMLEKLGLFMKVDEEEEEEEPCSKGAEDGEIN; from the exons ATGCCAACGACCTCAATCTCCAAGCCTAAG GTCTGCGCCTCGCTGGCGCCTGGTAACATGACACCAACGGTCCGCATGGAGTGCGGGCCGCAGATGCAGACTAAACGGAGCTACGATGAAATAGCTTACCGGGGCGCGGGGTATGCAGAGACTGTGGGCGAGTCAGGCAGCCCTGTTTGTGCTGGCTTGGAAGGTTTCTCGGCGCGAAAACGCAAGTGCATCAGCCTTAATACTGATGGCTTTGATGTGAAGCGAGAGATCTTTGTCCCGTCTAAGATGTCGTCGTCTGAGCGGCGCTACCTTCGGAAGAGATTCCGGGCAGAGCTTGATTCGGTTCGAGAACTCCTCAAGAAGCCAGAGTTTTTGTCCGTCATGCCTGTCAGCAAAGCACCCGCGTTCTCATCGTCAGCTGCCCCTCGAGCTAAAAAAGTGCAACGGGGGAGCCATGTTGTCCGTGGTGCCAAGGGACGCTTCTTGCCGACAAAACCCCGGCCTGAAACGTCTACAGTGTTGCCTGAAGCTACAATTCTCAAGCAGTGCGAAGCTATTCTGAAGAAGCTGATGACTCAGAAATGTAGTCATATTTTTAATGATCCAGTAGACGTGGAAAAGCTGAACCTTCCAGATTATAATGACATTATCAAGCACCCGATGGACCTTGGGACCATCAAGAAGAAGCTAGATTCTGGTTCCTACGCAAGTCCATCTGATTTTGCAGCTGATGTCAGGCTGACTTTTAACAATGCGATAACTTATAATCCTCGAGGGCATGTAGTGCATGATCTGGCCATTCAACTGAATAAAATGTTTGAGTCCAGATGGAGAACAGTTGAGAAGAAGTTAGCTACTGCCGCCACTAAGCCACATGTTGAGGTTGATAAGGCCGACTCAAAGAGGAGAAAGACCCCTCCCGTGGAACGCAGTAACTTGTCAATAGACCGTGTCAGGCCAACTGAGATTGTGAAGCCAAAGATGACAAAAGAGGAGAGAGAAACCTTGGGAGACTGCTTAACTTCTTTGGCCGAGGGTCCAGAAGAATTACCTGGTCACATCATTGATTTGTTACAGCAGTGTATGGAGAACAATACAGAGCAGCATGGGGATGGAGAGATAGAGATTGATATCCATGCACTCAGTGATGACGTACTATTTGAACTGAAGAAGCATGTGGACACGTATTTGCAAGAAAAAGATCATCAGCAGACAAAATCTCAGCCCTCTGAGAATGAGGCTGTGAATGTTTCTTGCCTCAGTCACTCGTCCACAAATCCCTGCAAAG GTGCTGAGCCTGTTGAGGAGGATGTCGACATTTGCGGCAATGCATCCCCTATATTGATAGAGAAGGATCCACAGATCAGAACTGACAAATGTGGCAGCCCAAGTAGTTCCAGCAGTGACTCAGGATCTTCATCCAGCG ATTCTGACTCAGGCAGTGACATTGAAAGCGAACCAGAAAAAGTTGTTAGCCCAGCAAAGCTTGCGAAG GGACCAGAACAACCTGCAGAGCAAGTCAAGAGTGATGATGTTATTAGCCCTGTTGATGCGAACC AGACTGCTGCTGATGTGGAACTCCGTGAGCAGGACAATGAATCCAAGGCTGCACCTGAAG GGGAGAATGCAAAACCCGACAGGCAACTCTCCCCGGACAAGCTCTTACGAGCAGCTGTTTTGAGGGGCCGTTATGCTGATGTAATTGTGAAAGCTCGTGGGATTCTCAGCCAG GGTGGAGATAAACAGGAGGAGCTGGAGAAACTGCAGAAGGAAG AGAAAGAACGGCTTTTGGCTGAAGGCAATGCAGCTTTGGAAGCCCGCAGAGCTGAAGCTGAAGCTGAATCTAAGCGTAAGCTGGAGCTTGAGAGGGAAAAGGCTCGTCAGGCCTTGCAGGAG ATGGAGAGAACTGTAGAAATTAATGACATCGTCCATCCCAAGGACCTAGAAATGCTTGGTACAGTCACCACCGAACATATTGTGAGTTCTGTTGATGAGACGAGTCCCGAGCATTCCCAGGATGGCCTGCCCAGTTTTCTTCCTGGTTCGGGCAGCATGTTGGAAAAACTTGGACTGTTTATGAAAgtggacgaggaagaagaggaagaagagccaTGCAGCAAAGGTGCAGAGGACGGAGAAATCAACTAA
- the LOC123077555 gene encoding transcription factor GTE9 isoform X1, with protein MPTTSISKPKQVCASLAPGNMTPTVRMECGPQMQTKRSYDEIAYRGAGYAETVGESGSPVCAGLEGFSARKRKCISLNTDGFDVKREIFVPSKMSSSERRYLRKRFRAELDSVRELLKKPEFLSVMPVSKAPAFSSSAAPRAKKVQRGSHVVRGAKGRFLPTKPRPETSTVLPEATILKQCEAILKKLMTQKCSHIFNDPVDVEKLNLPDYNDIIKHPMDLGTIKKKLDSGSYASPSDFAADVRLTFNNAITYNPRGHVVHDLAIQLNKMFESRWRTVEKKLATAATKPHVEVDKADSKRRKTPPVERSNLSIDRVRPTEIVKPKMTKEERETLGDCLTSLAEGPEELPGHIIDLLQQCMENNTEQHGDGEIEIDIHALSDDVLFELKKHVDTYLQEKDHQQTKSQPSENEAVNVSCLSHSSTNPCKGAEPVEEDVDICGNASPILIEKDPQIRTDKCGSPSSSSSDSGSSSSDSDSGSDIESEPEKVVSPAKLAKGPEQPAEQVKSDDVISPVDANQTAADVELREQDNESKAAPEGENAKPDRQLSPDKLLRAAVLRGRYADVIVKARGILSQGGDKQEELEKLQKEEKERLLAEGNAALEARRAEAEAESKRKLELEREKARQALQEMERTVEINDIVHPKDLEMLGTVTTEHIVSSVDETSPEHSQDGLPSFLPGSGSMLEKLGLFMKVDEEEEEEEPCSKGAEDGEIN; from the exons ATGCCAACGACCTCAATCTCCAAGCCTAAG CAGGTCTGCGCCTCGCTGGCGCCTGGTAACATGACACCAACGGTCCGCATGGAGTGCGGGCCGCAGATGCAGACTAAACGGAGCTACGATGAAATAGCTTACCGGGGCGCGGGGTATGCAGAGACTGTGGGCGAGTCAGGCAGCCCTGTTTGTGCTGGCTTGGAAGGTTTCTCGGCGCGAAAACGCAAGTGCATCAGCCTTAATACTGATGGCTTTGATGTGAAGCGAGAGATCTTTGTCCCGTCTAAGATGTCGTCGTCTGAGCGGCGCTACCTTCGGAAGAGATTCCGGGCAGAGCTTGATTCGGTTCGAGAACTCCTCAAGAAGCCAGAGTTTTTGTCCGTCATGCCTGTCAGCAAAGCACCCGCGTTCTCATCGTCAGCTGCCCCTCGAGCTAAAAAAGTGCAACGGGGGAGCCATGTTGTCCGTGGTGCCAAGGGACGCTTCTTGCCGACAAAACCCCGGCCTGAAACGTCTACAGTGTTGCCTGAAGCTACAATTCTCAAGCAGTGCGAAGCTATTCTGAAGAAGCTGATGACTCAGAAATGTAGTCATATTTTTAATGATCCAGTAGACGTGGAAAAGCTGAACCTTCCAGATTATAATGACATTATCAAGCACCCGATGGACCTTGGGACCATCAAGAAGAAGCTAGATTCTGGTTCCTACGCAAGTCCATCTGATTTTGCAGCTGATGTCAGGCTGACTTTTAACAATGCGATAACTTATAATCCTCGAGGGCATGTAGTGCATGATCTGGCCATTCAACTGAATAAAATGTTTGAGTCCAGATGGAGAACAGTTGAGAAGAAGTTAGCTACTGCCGCCACTAAGCCACATGTTGAGGTTGATAAGGCCGACTCAAAGAGGAGAAAGACCCCTCCCGTGGAACGCAGTAACTTGTCAATAGACCGTGTCAGGCCAACTGAGATTGTGAAGCCAAAGATGACAAAAGAGGAGAGAGAAACCTTGGGAGACTGCTTAACTTCTTTGGCCGAGGGTCCAGAAGAATTACCTGGTCACATCATTGATTTGTTACAGCAGTGTATGGAGAACAATACAGAGCAGCATGGGGATGGAGAGATAGAGATTGATATCCATGCACTCAGTGATGACGTACTATTTGAACTGAAGAAGCATGTGGACACGTATTTGCAAGAAAAAGATCATCAGCAGACAAAATCTCAGCCCTCTGAGAATGAGGCTGTGAATGTTTCTTGCCTCAGTCACTCGTCCACAAATCCCTGCAAAG GTGCTGAGCCTGTTGAGGAGGATGTCGACATTTGCGGCAATGCATCCCCTATATTGATAGAGAAGGATCCACAGATCAGAACTGACAAATGTGGCAGCCCAAGTAGTTCCAGCAGTGACTCAGGATCTTCATCCAGCG ATTCTGACTCAGGCAGTGACATTGAAAGCGAACCAGAAAAAGTTGTTAGCCCAGCAAAGCTTGCGAAG GGACCAGAACAACCTGCAGAGCAAGTCAAGAGTGATGATGTTATTAGCCCTGTTGATGCGAACC AGACTGCTGCTGATGTGGAACTCCGTGAGCAGGACAATGAATCCAAGGCTGCACCTGAAG GGGAGAATGCAAAACCCGACAGGCAACTCTCCCCGGACAAGCTCTTACGAGCAGCTGTTTTGAGGGGCCGTTATGCTGATGTAATTGTGAAAGCTCGTGGGATTCTCAGCCAG GGTGGAGATAAACAGGAGGAGCTGGAGAAACTGCAGAAGGAAG AGAAAGAACGGCTTTTGGCTGAAGGCAATGCAGCTTTGGAAGCCCGCAGAGCTGAAGCTGAAGCTGAATCTAAGCGTAAGCTGGAGCTTGAGAGGGAAAAGGCTCGTCAGGCCTTGCAGGAG ATGGAGAGAACTGTAGAAATTAATGACATCGTCCATCCCAAGGACCTAGAAATGCTTGGTACAGTCACCACCGAACATATTGTGAGTTCTGTTGATGAGACGAGTCCCGAGCATTCCCAGGATGGCCTGCCCAGTTTTCTTCCTGGTTCGGGCAGCATGTTGGAAAAACTTGGACTGTTTATGAAAgtggacgaggaagaagaggaagaagagccaTGCAGCAAAGGTGCAGAGGACGGAGAAATCAACTAA